From a region of the Comamonadaceae bacterium OTU4NAUVB1 genome:
- the garD gene encoding galactarate dehydratase, which yields MSETLPNQAPLCIRMDERDNVAIVANDGGLPAGTVFPSGLTLVDKVPQAHKVALVDIPEGGEVRRYNVVIGYALKALPAGTWVHERLLRMPAARELVGLPMATVRPEPQPPLEGYTFEGFRNPDGSVGTRNILAITQTVQCVAGVTDFAVQRVKAELLPRFPNVDDVVALEHTYGCGVAIDAPDAVIPIRTLRNISLNPNFGGEVMVVSLGCEKLQPERLLPPGSIPLIDERNVADIGDSASPKLDVVCLQDDAHVGFMSMVESIMRQAEEHLERLNARQRETVPASELVVGVQCGGSDAFSGVTANPAVGFCTDLLVRAGATVMFSEVTEVRDGIDQLTSRATTPEVAEAMIREMAWYDAYLDKGRVDRSANTTPGNKKGGLSNIVEKAMGSIVKSGSSPISGVISPGEKLTQKGLIYAATPASDFICGTLQLAAGMNLHVFTTGRGTPYGLAEVPVIKVATRADLARRWHDLMDINAGTIATGEKTIADVGWEMFQLMLDVASGRRKTWAEHWKLHNALVLFNPAPVT from the coding sequence ATGTCCGAAACGCTGCCCAACCAAGCGCCGCTGTGCATCCGCATGGACGAGCGCGACAACGTCGCCATCGTCGCCAACGACGGGGGCCTGCCCGCCGGCACCGTCTTCCCCTCGGGGCTGACGCTGGTGGACAAGGTGCCCCAGGCGCACAAGGTCGCCCTGGTCGACATCCCCGAAGGCGGCGAGGTGCGCCGCTACAACGTCGTCATCGGCTACGCCCTCAAGGCGCTGCCCGCGGGCACCTGGGTGCACGAGCGCCTGCTGAGGATGCCCGCCGCGCGCGAGCTGGTCGGCCTGCCCATGGCCACCGTGCGGCCTGAGCCGCAGCCGCCGCTGGAGGGCTACACCTTCGAGGGCTTCCGCAACCCGGACGGCTCGGTGGGCACGCGCAACATCCTGGCCATCACGCAGACCGTGCAGTGCGTGGCCGGCGTCACCGACTTCGCCGTGCAGCGCGTGAAGGCCGAGCTGCTGCCGCGCTTTCCCAACGTCGACGACGTCGTCGCGCTGGAACACACCTACGGCTGCGGCGTGGCGATCGACGCGCCCGACGCGGTCATCCCGATCCGCACCCTGCGCAACATCAGCCTGAACCCCAACTTCGGCGGCGAGGTGATGGTGGTGAGCCTGGGCTGCGAGAAGCTCCAGCCCGAACGCCTGCTGCCGCCGGGCAGCATCCCGCTGATCGACGAGCGCAACGTGGCCGACATCGGCGACTCCGCCAGCCCCAAGCTCGACGTGGTGTGCCTGCAGGACGACGCCCACGTGGGCTTCATGTCGATGGTCGAGTCGATCATGCGGCAGGCCGAGGAACACCTCGAACGCCTCAACGCCCGACAGCGCGAGACCGTGCCGGCCAGCGAACTGGTGGTGGGCGTGCAGTGCGGCGGCAGCGACGCCTTCTCCGGCGTCACGGCCAACCCGGCGGTGGGCTTCTGCACCGACTTGCTGGTGCGCGCGGGTGCCACCGTCATGTTCTCCGAGGTCACCGAGGTGCGCGACGGGATCGACCAGCTGACCTCGCGCGCCACCACGCCGGAAGTGGCCGAGGCCATGATCCGCGAGATGGCCTGGTACGACGCCTACCTCGACAAGGGCCGCGTCGACCGCAGCGCCAACACCACGCCCGGCAACAAGAAGGGCGGGTTGTCCAACATCGTCGAGAAGGCGATGGGCTCGATCGTCAAGAGCGGCTCCTCGCCGATCTCCGGCGTCATCTCGCCGGGCGAGAAGCTGACGCAGAAGGGCCTCATCTACGCCGCCACGCCCGCGAGCGACTTCATCTGCGGCACGCTGCAGCTGGCCGCCGGCATGAACCTGCACGTCTTCACCACCGGCCGGGGCACGCCCTACGGCCTGGCCGAGGTGCCGGTCATCAAGGTCGCCACCCGGGCCGACCTGGCGCGCCGCTGGCACGACCTCATGGACATCAACGCCGGCACCATCGCCACCGGCGAGAAGACCATCGCCGACGTCGGCTGGGAAATGTTCCAGCTGATGCTCGACGTGGCCAGCGGCCGCCGGAAGACCTGGGCCGAGCACTGGAAGCTGCACAACGCGCTGGTGCTGTTCAACCCCGCGCCGGTGACCTGA
- the kdgD gene encoding 5-dehydro-4-deoxyglucarate dehydratase, with the protein MNPQELKTIMGSGLLSFPLTDFDASGDFDKRGYEKRLEWLAPYGATALFAAGGTGEFFSLTGDEYPGIIQTAVDTCRGVVPIIAGAGGPTRFAIQCAQAAEKAGAHGILLMPHYLTEAGQEGLAAHVDAVCKSVDFGVVVYNRGGATRFKPDTLAMLAERNPNLVGFKDGVGDIEAMVAVYQRMGDRFAYLGGLPTAEVYAAAYKAMGTPVYSSAVFNFIPKTAMDFYHAVAADDLKTQHRLLKDFFMPYLEIRNRMQGYAVSIVKAGATIVGHSAGPVRPPLTDLKSDEVEMLAALIEKLGPQGL; encoded by the coding sequence ATGAATCCGCAAGAACTCAAGACCATCATGGGCTCCGGCCTGCTGTCGTTTCCGCTGACCGACTTCGACGCCAGCGGCGACTTCGACAAGCGTGGCTACGAGAAGCGCCTCGAATGGCTCGCGCCCTACGGCGCGACGGCCCTGTTCGCCGCCGGCGGCACGGGCGAGTTCTTCTCGCTGACGGGCGACGAGTACCCCGGCATCATCCAGACGGCGGTGGACACCTGCCGTGGCGTGGTGCCGATCATCGCGGGCGCCGGCGGCCCGACGCGCTTCGCCATCCAGTGCGCCCAGGCGGCCGAGAAGGCCGGCGCGCACGGCATCCTGCTGATGCCGCACTACCTCACCGAAGCCGGCCAGGAAGGCCTGGCCGCGCACGTCGATGCGGTGTGCAAGAGCGTCGACTTCGGCGTCGTGGTCTACAACCGGGGTGGCGCCACGCGCTTCAAGCCCGACACGCTGGCGATGCTGGCCGAGCGCAACCCCAACCTGGTGGGCTTCAAGGACGGCGTGGGCGACATCGAGGCGATGGTGGCGGTCTACCAGCGCATGGGCGACCGCTTCGCCTACCTGGGTGGGCTGCCCACGGCCGAGGTCTACGCCGCCGCCTACAAGGCGATGGGCACGCCGGTGTACTCCTCGGCGGTCTTCAACTTCATCCCGAAGACGGCGATGGACTTCTATCACGCCGTCGCCGCCGACGACCTGAAGACCCAGCACCGCCTGCTCAAGGACTTCTTCATGCCCTACCTGGAGATCAGGAACCGCATGCAGGGCTATGCCGTGAGCATCGTGAAGGCCGGCGCCACCATCGTCGGCCACAGCGCCGGCCCGGTGCGCCCGCCGCTGACCGACCTCAAGTCCGACGAGGTCGAGATGCTCGCCGCGCTGATCGAGAAGCTCGGTCCCCAGGGTCTGTGA